Proteins encoded in a region of the Scyliorhinus canicula chromosome 2, sScyCan1.1, whole genome shotgun sequence genome:
- the wdr89 gene encoding WD repeat-containing protein 89, whose product MADIETCFNNLCIAKRSTHTTEDLTYLLDIDCLKVPTGQSSQLVAVSCSNHCVRVYNKQTLTLVQQFQGHTAPISGIRFAQTSEQLLFSASCDGTVKCWDVRSPCTDAAQTYKGYPNNVFISFDISCNDLIICAGTEKVKEDTFMVFWDARSGTNAISPGGREPLGVYSETHNDDITQVRFHPSNPNKVASGSTDGLVNIFDISQEVEDDALLATCNSDSSVSFVGWSGRELEQIFCMTHDEGFYLWDLAHLHNDEPITLVKIHDARESLKLASGNLDYLIGGFYHENAEKLLVLGGTQTGKLHILNCDAGSLAHLCTLRDRHSAVVRAFHWDSEDHSLLTCGEDAQLILWKPDATELTAEKKTLMKRPSDVHRKMRVHHKNAYKNK is encoded by the coding sequence aTGGCGGATATTGAGACGTGTTTTAATAACCTGTGCATTGCCAAACGATCTACACACACAACTGAAGATTTAACATACCTGCTGGATATTGACTGCCTAAAGGtaccaacaggacaaagcagtcaacTAGTTGCTGTTTCGTGTTCTAACCATTGTGTCCGTGTGTACAATAAACAGACACTGACTCTAGTTCAACAGTTCCAGGGCCACACTGCTCCTATTAGTGGCATTAGGTTTGCCCAAACCAGTGAGCAGTTGTTGTTCTCTGCATCATGTGATGGGACAGTGAAGTGTTGGGATGTGCGTTCACCTTGCACAGATGCAGCTCAGACTTATAAAGGCTATCCTAACAACGTCTTTATCAGCTTTGATATCAGCTGTAACGATTTGATTATCTGCGCCGGAACAGAAAAGGTTAAAGAAGATACTTTCATGGTTTTCTGGGATGCTCGAAGTGGGACAAATGCGATTAGTCCTGGAGGTCGGGAACCCCTTGGAGTTTATTCGGAGACTCACAATGATGACATCACCCAAGTGCGTTTTCACCCCTCTAATCCCAACAAGGTGGCATCAGGGTCCACAGATGGGTTGGTCAACATATTTGACATCAGCCAAGAAGTGGAAGATGATGCTCTTCTTGCAACTTGCAACTCTGATTCCTCGGTCAGTTTTGTTGGCTGGTCTGGTAGGGAGCTGGAGCAGATTTTCTGCATGACCCATGATGAAGGTTTCTATCTTTGGGACCTTGCTCACCTGCACAATGATGAACCCATCACACTCGTGAAAATACACGATGCCAGAGAAAGCTTGAAACTTGCCAGTGGCAACCTGGACTACCTGATTGGGGGCTTTTACCACGAGAATGCTGAAAAGTTGTTGGTGTTGGGTGGCACCCAGACAGGAAAGCTTCACATTTTAAACTGTGATGCTGGTAGTCTCGCCCACCTGTGCACACTGCGCGACAGACACTCTGCCGTAGTCCGTGCTTTTCACTGGGATTCTGAGGACCATTCTTTGCTGACGTGTGGGGAAGATGCCCAACTGATTTTATGGAAACCGGACGCCACAGAATTAACTGCAGAAAAGAAGACGTTAATGAAACGTCCATCGGATGTGCATAGAAAAATGAGAGTTCACCACAAAAATGCTTACAAAAACAAGTGA